In Phacochoerus africanus isolate WHEZ1 chromosome 2, ROS_Pafr_v1, whole genome shotgun sequence, one DNA window encodes the following:
- the C2H9orf152 gene encoding uncharacterized protein C9orf152 homolog, with product MKGLPCPCPALPHFWQLGSRFMAEGSGTQAPGKGPLLSVQLLRAQYEGLRRQQKAQAHVVVLPKGGNIPAPAESMVGAVWINKERRHSLSLEEADSEPEGMLEEADRGSLWTPESPWHTHLEMYRLVQTFRQETSHQVKHKDKFVGPEQRLPQEGDSGLSEDSQMIQQGIRMPEAAQPEDQVGDTQTEARGSSLNIGTQHPLSIKNTHRSGKPAHYPFPRKKTPRISQAARNLGLYGPA from the exons ATGAAGGGGTTGCCCTGCCCGTGCCCGGCCCTGCCCCACTTCTGGCAGCTGGGGTCTCGATTCATGGCCGAGGGCTCTGGGACCCAGGCCCCCGGCAAAGGGCCCCTGCTCAGTGTACAGCTCCTGCGAGCCCAGTATGAAGGCCTGAGACGGCAGCAGAAGGCTCAGGCCCACGTGGTGGTGCTGCCGAAAG GAGGGAACATCCCTGCTCCTGCTGAGTCCATGGTCGGTGCCGTGTGGATTAACAAGGAGAGGAGGCACTCACTGTCCCTGGAAGAGGCAGACTCGGAGCCAGAGGGGATGCTAGAGGAGGCTGACAGAGGCAGTCTCTGGACCCCTGAGTCTCCATGGCACACACACCTAGAGATGTACCGCCTGGTCCAAACCTTCCGCCAGGAAACCAGTCATCAAGTAAAGCACAAGGATAAGTTCGTGGGGCCTGAGCAAAGGCTCCCTCAGGAAGGAGACTCGGGCTTGTCTGAAGACAGTCAGATGATTCAGCAAGGGATCAGGATgccagaggcagcccagcctGAAGATCAGGTGGGTGATACCCAAACAGAGGCAAGGGGATCCAGCTTAAACATTGGCACTCAGCACCCCCTTTCCATAAAGAACACACATAGATCTGGAAAACCAGCTCACTATCCATTTCCCCGGAAGAAAACTCCCAGGATCTCCCAAGCAGCCCGGAATCTGGGCTTATATGGCCCAGCCTGA